A region of Falco peregrinus isolate bFalPer1 chromosome 13, bFalPer1.pri, whole genome shotgun sequence DNA encodes the following proteins:
- the ITM2A gene encoding integral membrane protein 2A, protein MVKIAFNSPFAQKDEPKKEATEALVADKDPEVATRRGENSSGRCLLTLLGLAFILAGVVVGGACIYKYFMPKHKVYRGEMCYFEKENRDRAVEPYFLPIAEEADIREDDNIAIIDVPVPKFSDSDPAAIVHDFDRLLTAYLDLQLGNCYVIPLNTSIVMPPRNLMDLFAKLATGSYLPQTYLVREEMVVTEEIDNVSDLGIFIYQLCVGKETFRLQRRDQITGLQKRSVENCHSIRHFENSFVVETKICQQ, encoded by the exons ATGGTGAAGATCGCCTTTAACTCCCCCTTCGCCCAGAAGGACGAGCCGAAGAAGGAGGCGACCGAGGCGCTGGTGGCCGACAAG GATCCAGAAGTTGCCACACGTAGGGGTGAAAATTCGTCTGGAAGATGTCTGTTGACTCTGCTGGGTCTAGCATTCATCTTGGCAGGAGTTGTTGTCGGTGGAGCTTGCATCTACAAGTACTTCATGCCTAAG CATAAGGTGTACCGTGGTGAGATGTGTTACTTTGAGAAGGAAAACCGTGATCGTGCGGTAGAACCTTATTTCCTCCCTATTGCTGAAGAAGCTGACATTCGAGAAGATGATAACATAGCCATCATTGATGTGCCCGTTCCAAAGTTCTCAGACAGTGATCCAGCAGCGATCGTTCATGACTTTGATAGG CTTTTGACAGCATATCTTGACTTGCAACTGGGTAACTGCTATGTGATTCCGCTGAACACATCCATAGTTATGCCACCGAGAAATCTGATGGATCTCTTCGCAAAACTGGCG aCTGGCTCTTACTTGCCTCAGACTTACCTAGTCCGTGAAGAAATGGTGGTTACAGAGGAGATAGATAATGTGTCTGATTTGGGCATCTTCATCTACCAACTCTGTGTTGGGAAAGAGACCTTCAGACTTCAGCGCAGAGACCAGATAACGG GTCTGCAGAAACGTTCAGTGGAGAACTGTCATTCCATCAGACACTTTGAAAACTCTTTCGTTGTTGAAACAAAGATCTGTCAACAGTGA